Proteins found in one Mycoplasma sp. 1578d genomic segment:
- a CDS encoding potassium channel family protein, translating into MFLKLFSFFNIIFKVLKEQQKMLWIISALAINIILLFALGILSAEKIHYNAELNNQIQKYANDHKVSFFEASIKISSDPSKLPKIESNTVSNFFDALYYTFFTLLSFGYKSFSPKSDVAKILVGALLIISILIIAIVSAVIGKSIEKHLKNKDNINLNKEENESKTN; encoded by the coding sequence ATGTTTTTAAAATTATTCTCGTTCTTTAATATCATTTTTAAAGTTCTTAAGGAACAACAAAAAATGTTATGAATAATTTCTGCCTTAGCTATTAACATAATTTTGTTATTTGCTTTAGGAATTTTAAGTGCTGAAAAAATTCATTATAATGCAGAGTTGAATAATCAGATTCAAAAATATGCCAATGACCATAAAGTCTCTTTTTTTGAAGCAAGCATTAAAATATCAAGTGATCCTTCAAAATTACCTAAGATAGAATCAAATACTGTATCTAATTTTTTTGATGCCCTTTATTATACATTTTTTACACTATTATCATTTGGCTATAAAAGCTTTTCTCCAAAATCAGATGTAGCAAAAATTTTAGTTGGGGCACTTTTAATTATTAGCATATTAATTATTGCTATAGTTTCTGCTGTAATTGGTAAAAGTATTGAAAAACATTTAAAAAACAAAGATAATATTAATCTTAATAAAGAAGAAAATGAATCAAAAACCAATTAA
- the rplQ gene encoding 50S ribosomal protein L17, with translation MANPTQIYSRDTKWRNGVMRSLVSELIIHGRLTTTLTRAKELRRHAERMITKAKNPTLANRRAVAAYVRDIKNKSNQNALKVLFDEVAPKYAERNGGYTRIIKLPKRLGDATRMAIIELV, from the coding sequence ATGGCAAATCCGACACAAATTTATTCACGTGATACTAAATGAAGAAACGGTGTGATGCGTTCACTTGTTAGTGAACTTATAATCCATGGGAGATTAACAACTACTTTAACTAGAGCAAAAGAATTGAGAAGACACGCTGAAAGAATGATTACAAAAGCAAAAAATCCAACTTTAGCAAATCGCAGAGCAGTTGCTGCTTATGTCCGTGACATTAAAAACAAAAGCAATCAAAACGCACTTAAAGTTTTATTTGATGAAGTAGCACCAAAATACGCTGAACGTAATGGTGGATATACACGCATTATAAAATTACCAAAACGCCTTGGTGATGCCACTCGTATGGCAATTATTGAACTTGTTTAA
- a CDS encoding DNA-directed RNA polymerase subunit alpha → MEKMTKLDYLQKTENNNNDFNLTMQLKPLERGFGNTLGVALRRVLLSNITSLAPFAVKIEGVEHEFQTIKDVVEDVPSLLMNLRKVRFNYNPELLGMDEIVKAELVINSTGKIKARALEITSHPKIEVVDPNVEIATIQSEKALKVEMFLRQGRGFMSFEENKILIAKLEDKIQSNIKKGKLIAVDSNFSPVENVHYSVKELNSASPQIEEELELNLKTDGTIAPKQALKQASEILIGHFARIGEVETMKVDIFKEEIIEKGTESPEIEINQVNLSVRSLNALRRIKKTKLSEIAKMTYEELEQVKNLGSKSLNEIIEKLHEYGFKLKEGDE, encoded by the coding sequence ATGGAAAAAATGACAAAACTAGATTACCTACAAAAAACTGAAAACAATAATAATGATTTCAATTTAACTATGCAACTTAAACCGCTTGAACGTGGATTTGGAAACACCCTTGGTGTTGCTTTAAGAAGAGTGTTACTTTCAAATATCACATCACTTGCACCTTTTGCAGTGAAAATTGAAGGTGTTGAACACGAATTCCAAACCATTAAAGATGTGGTTGAAGATGTTCCAAGTCTTTTAATGAATTTAAGAAAAGTACGTTTTAATTATAATCCTGAACTTTTAGGAATGGATGAAATTGTTAAAGCTGAATTAGTAATTAATTCAACCGGTAAAATTAAAGCTCGTGCTTTAGAAATCACTTCACATCCCAAAATTGAAGTAGTCGATCCAAATGTTGAAATTGCTACTATTCAATCAGAAAAGGCTCTTAAAGTAGAAATGTTCCTACGTCAAGGTAGAGGATTTATGTCGTTTGAAGAAAACAAAATTCTTATTGCCAAATTAGAAGATAAAATTCAATCAAACATTAAAAAAGGAAAATTAATTGCTGTAGATTCAAACTTTTCACCAGTAGAAAATGTTCATTACAGCGTAAAAGAACTCAACTCTGCTTCACCACAAATTGAAGAAGAACTTGAATTAAATCTTAAAACTGATGGAACAATTGCACCAAAACAAGCACTCAAACAAGCTTCAGAAATTCTAATTGGTCACTTTGCACGAATTGGTGAAGTTGAAACTATGAAAGTTGATATTTTCAAAGAAGAAATTATTGAAAAAGGAACTGAGTCACCAGAAATTGAAATTAACCAAGTTAATTTATCAGTTCGTTCATTAAATGCTCTTAGAAGAATTAAAAAGACTAAACTCAGCGAAATTGCTAAAATGACCTATGAAGAGCTTGAACAAGTTAAAAATCTTGGATCTAAATCATTAAATGAAATCATTGAAAAATTGCACGAATACGGTTTTAAACTAAAAGAGGGGGATGAGTAA
- the rpsK gene encoding 30S ribosomal protein S11: protein MARKSKKKVVTTGIAHIHSTNNNTIVTFTDEQGNVIAWSSAGAIGYKGTKKKTPYAAGLAAAAASEAAKSHGFKSVKVELKGLGAGKDAARKQIEVSGITVTEIKDVTPTPHNGTRPPKRVLKRERAKK from the coding sequence ATGGCTCGTAAATCGAAGAAAAAAGTTGTTACTACTGGAATTGCACACATTCACTCAACTAACAATAACACTATCGTTACCTTTACTGATGAACAAGGTAATGTTATTGCTTGAAGCAGTGCTGGAGCAATTGGATACAAAGGAACTAAGAAAAAAACTCCTTATGCAGCTGGACTAGCTGCAGCAGCAGCTTCTGAAGCAGCTAAATCACACGGATTTAAATCAGTTAAAGTAGAACTTAAAGGACTTGGAGCAGGAAAAGATGCTGCAAGAAAACAAATTGAAGTTTCTGGAATTACCGTTACAGAAATTAAAGATGTTACTCCTACACCACACAATGGAACCAGACCACCAAAACGTGTTCTTAAACGTGAACGTGCGAAAAAATAG
- the rpsM gene encoding 30S ribosomal protein S13: protein MARILNVEIPNDKRVVVSLTYIYGIGKTIAKEICHKANVSEDARVKNLSEDELSRIREAAKGYTTEGDLRREVNLNIKRLMEIKCYRGIRHRKDLPVRGQSTQKNARTRKGPRKTVAGKKGK from the coding sequence ATGGCTAGAATTTTAAACGTTGAAATTCCAAATGACAAACGTGTTGTTGTTTCATTAACCTATATTTATGGAATTGGAAAAACAATTGCTAAAGAAATTTGTCACAAAGCTAATGTTAGCGAAGATGCTCGGGTAAAAAATCTTTCAGAAGATGAACTTTCACGTATTCGTGAAGCTGCTAAAGGATATACCACTGAAGGTGATCTAAGAAGAGAAGTTAACCTTAATATTAAACGTTTAATGGAAATTAAATGTTATCGTGGAATTAGACATAGAAAAGATCTTCCAGTTCGTGGACAATCAACTCAGAAAAATGCTCGTACACGTAAAGGTCCTAGAAAAACCGTTGCTGGAAAGAAAGGTAAATAG
- the rpmJ gene encoding 50S ribosomal protein L36 — protein MKVRASVKTMCKDCKIIKRRGIIRVICLNPKHKQRQG, from the coding sequence ATGAAAGTTAGAGCAAGTGTTAAAACAATGTGCAAAGATTGCAAAATTATTAAGCGTAGAGGAATTATTCGCGTTATTTGTTTAAACCCAAAACATAAACAAAGACAAGGATAA
- the infA gene encoding translation initiation factor IF-1, producing MKAVVKEAYSTDLYSVELENGIVIKAHISGKMRVNHIRILPGDTVDVEMSPYDLTQGRITYRHK from the coding sequence ATGAAAGCCGTAGTCAAGGAAGCTTACTCAACTGATTTATACTCAGTAGAACTTGAAAACGGAATTGTAATTAAAGCTCATATTTCAGGAAAAATGAGAGTAAATCACATTCGTATTTTACCTGGAGATACTGTTGATGTAGAAATGAGTCCTTACGATTTAACTCAAGGGCGCATTACCTATCGTCACAAATAA
- the map gene encoding type I methionyl aminopeptidase: protein MNKRLIKTPQEIAKITKSCSILAEVKQVIYDFVRPGISLKEIDQLAFNEIIKRNAQPAFLGQYGFPATACISVNEQLIHGIPTDYILRDGDLLSVDLGCKWEGYYSDSAFTVGVGTISPANQKLIDVAVGAFNAGLKAIKRGARIGDISHAIGSYIKKAGYYTPNEFCGHGIGLALHEEPHVPNDGIKGTGMLLKDGMVICIEPMITQTPHIRTLSDGWTIVSKDKSNTSHYEHTVLIKNGKGIVLTKGI, encoded by the coding sequence ATGAACAAAAGATTAATTAAAACTCCGCAAGAAATTGCTAAAATCACCAAAAGTTGTTCAATCTTGGCAGAAGTCAAACAAGTTATTTATGACTTTGTAAGACCAGGAATTTCATTAAAAGAGATCGATCAATTGGCTTTTAATGAAATAATAAAACGGAACGCACAACCTGCCTTTCTCGGTCAATATGGCTTTCCTGCGACAGCTTGCATATCTGTCAATGAACAATTGATCCACGGTATTCCAACCGATTACATTCTTCGAGATGGGGATTTACTCAGTGTAGATCTAGGATGTAAATGAGAAGGATACTACTCAGATAGTGCTTTCACAGTTGGTGTTGGAACCATTTCACCAGCAAATCAAAAGTTAATTGATGTTGCTGTTGGAGCTTTTAACGCCGGATTGAAAGCGATTAAAAGAGGAGCACGAATCGGCGATATATCACATGCTATTGGCTCATATATCAAAAAAGCCGGTTATTATACTCCGAATGAATTTTGTGGACATGGAATCGGTCTAGCACTCCATGAAGAGCCCCATGTTCCCAATGATGGGATTAAAGGGACCGGAATGCTACTTAAAGACGGAATGGTCATATGCATTGAACCCATGATTACCCAGACTCCACATATTAGAACGTTAAGTGATGGTTGAACTATTGTGTCAAAAGATAAAAGCAACACATCACACTATGAACACACTGTTTTAATTAAAAATGGTAAGGGAATAGTCTTAACGAAAGGAATTTAA
- a CDS encoding nucleoside monophosphate kinase: MIKKNLVFMGQPGVGKGTVASFLTKMSDIKHISTGNIFRDEIANRTTLGIEVEKIVTTGGYVPDSITNSIVEKVIKKHQAQNQKFILDGYPRTIEQAQFLNSIENLDFIAIELYTDEHIILERLSGRRTCPKCKKGYHIKFHPPKIEGICDACQSPLTMRKDDQPDAVKGRLEIYNQKTKPLIDFYDSQNMLLKIDSSEDPKTIAKKILEKIQ, encoded by the coding sequence ATGATAAAAAAAAACTTAGTGTTTATGGGCCAACCTGGAGTTGGGAAAGGAACCGTAGCTAGTTTTCTCACTAAAATGAGTGATATTAAACATATTTCAACCGGAAACATTTTTCGCGATGAAATAGCTAATCGAACCACCCTTGGAATTGAAGTGGAAAAAATTGTGACCACAGGCGGTTATGTACCTGATTCAATTACTAATTCAATTGTTGAAAAGGTCATTAAAAAACATCAAGCTCAAAATCAAAAATTTATTTTAGATGGATACCCCAGAACTATTGAACAAGCACAATTTTTAAATTCAATCGAAAACTTGGATTTTATCGCAATTGAGCTTTATACTGACGAGCACATTATATTAGAACGTTTAAGTGGACGAAGAACTTGTCCAAAATGTAAAAAAGGATACCATATTAAATTTCATCCTCCTAAAATTGAGGGAATTTGTGATGCGTGCCAATCGCCTTTAACTATGCGTAAGGACGATCAACCTGATGCAGTTAAAGGGCGTTTAGAAATTTATAACCAAAAAACTAAACCATTAATTGACTTTTACGATTCACAAAATATGCTCTTGAAAATTGATTCAAGTGAAGATCCTAAAACCATTGCTAAAAAAATTCTTGAAAAAATACAATAA
- the secY gene encoding preprotein translocase subunit SecY has protein sequence MKNLFFILSRLVYKSKNNWKEFWSSKDIFKKIIYTFVLLAVFVVGTTITAPFIKITTGSDLSQSNNSFIDTLNLVGGGGLKQFSIFALGISPFINASLIMMILQTPICPPIYKLSQSGPHGRRKINIITRIVTLIIAYPQAVFLMKSLSAGNNPFIRLVQTNVFAPAVVEWFIVPMILTATSLFALFISEQITNKGIGNGTSLIIFTGVAGRLPQQFKASFQYFVGDISNSNGTLVGIISFLTYLVIYFLCVSILAIVYNAERWIPIQQIGAGRSKSLKEMGKLPIKLNPGGIMPIIFAMMVLSFPSMIANLLPNTSASKQFINEELQFTRPLGLSLLILITFVFSIVLGLQQSRADKIAEDFAKNSTFIPGVRPGEETQDYLIGVVFRLSLVSAFYLIIIASMQFVEILLGLPASISFGGTGLMILVSVALETVLQLSARLKSARLSRLRRQSRQYLISEQKNKIDNRGLLW, from the coding sequence ATGAAAAATTTATTTTTTATCCTTTCTAGATTGGTTTATAAATCAAAAAACAACTGGAAAGAATTTTGAAGTTCCAAAGATATATTTAAAAAAATCATTTATACCTTTGTACTTTTAGCAGTATTTGTAGTTGGGACAACAATCACTGCACCTTTTATTAAAATTACAACAGGATCAGACTTATCTCAATCAAACAATTCATTTATTGATACTCTTAATTTAGTTGGTGGTGGAGGACTAAAACAATTTTCGATTTTTGCGTTAGGAATTAGTCCTTTTATTAACGCTTCGTTAATTATGATGATTTTACAAACTCCCATTTGTCCACCCATTTATAAACTATCACAATCTGGACCACATGGAAGACGGAAAATCAATATTATCACAAGAATTGTGACTTTAATTATCGCGTATCCACAAGCTGTTTTCTTAATGAAGTCACTTTCGGCTGGGAACAATCCATTTATTAGGCTAGTTCAAACTAATGTATTTGCTCCTGCCGTGGTTGAATGATTTATTGTTCCAATGATTTTAACAGCAACTTCACTTTTTGCTCTGTTTATTTCTGAACAAATTACCAACAAAGGAATTGGGAATGGAACCAGCTTAATTATTTTTACTGGAGTTGCCGGAAGATTACCACAACAATTCAAAGCTTCATTCCAATATTTTGTTGGTGATATTTCTAACTCAAATGGAACTTTAGTAGGAATTATTAGCTTTTTAACTTATTTAGTAATTTACTTTTTATGTGTCTCAATTTTAGCCATTGTATACAATGCCGAACGTTGAATTCCAATTCAGCAAATTGGTGCTGGACGGAGCAAATCACTCAAAGAAATGGGTAAATTACCAATTAAACTTAACCCTGGCGGAATTATGCCAATTATTTTTGCAATGATGGTATTATCATTTCCTTCAATGATTGCTAATTTGCTTCCTAATACCAGTGCATCAAAACAATTTATTAACGAAGAGCTACAATTTACTAGACCGTTAGGACTTAGTTTATTAATTTTAATCACCTTTGTCTTTTCAATTGTGCTGGGATTACAACAATCACGAGCTGACAAAATTGCCGAAGATTTTGCAAAAAACTCGACCTTTATTCCTGGAGTACGTCCAGGTGAAGAAACTCAAGATTATCTAATTGGAGTAGTCTTTAGATTAAGCTTAGTTTCAGCATTTTATCTTATCATCATTGCTTCAATGCAATTTGTCGAGATTTTACTTGGACTACCAGCATCTATTTCCTTTGGAGGGACTGGACTAATGATTTTAGTGTCTGTAGCACTAGAAACAGTATTACAATTAAGCGCAAGACTTAAATCAGCAAGATTATCAAGACTAAGACGTCAATCAAGACAATATTTAATCAGCGAACAAAAAAACAAAATAGATAATAGAGGACTATTATGATAA